The Sinomicrobium kalidii genome contains a region encoding:
- a CDS encoding aminopeptidase P family protein has protein sequence MRYDPIDSNLFIKNRAKFTARMKPKSIAVFNSNDIYPVGADSTLPFQQSRDLFYLSGVDQEESILVLFPDAIDPKHREILFVRETNEHIAIWEGAKLTKEKAFEVSGIKTVYWLKDFDKVFFDVMTEAETVYFNTNEHYRQAVETQTREARFIEWCKEKFPAHKWERSNPILQKIRGVKEPQEITLLQRACTITEKGFKRVLGFVKPGVWEYEIEAEYMHEFLRNRSRGFSYTPIVGSGFNACVLHYIENNQQCKDGDMLLMDAGAEYANYSSDMTRTIPVNGRFTPRQKEVYNAVLRVKNEATKMLVPGTLWAEYHKEVGKIMTSELLGLGLLDKADVQNEDPDWPAYKKYFMHGTSHHIGLDTHDYGALKTPMQADMVFTVEPGIYIPGEKMGIRLEDDLVIQEQGAPVNLMKNIPIEVEEIEEYMNK, from the coding sequence ATGAGATACGATCCTATCGACAGCAACCTGTTTATAAAGAACCGCGCCAAGTTTACTGCCAGGATGAAACCGAAGAGTATAGCGGTCTTTAACAGTAATGATATTTATCCCGTTGGGGCCGACAGTACCTTGCCCTTTCAGCAATCGAGGGACCTTTTTTACCTGAGTGGAGTAGATCAGGAGGAGAGTATCCTCGTACTTTTCCCGGATGCGATAGACCCCAAACACAGGGAGATCCTGTTCGTAAGGGAAACCAACGAACATATTGCCATCTGGGAAGGCGCCAAACTCACCAAAGAAAAGGCTTTTGAAGTGAGCGGTATAAAAACGGTGTATTGGCTAAAGGATTTTGACAAGGTGTTTTTTGATGTTATGACCGAGGCCGAAACCGTTTATTTTAACACCAATGAACATTACCGGCAGGCTGTGGAAACGCAGACCAGGGAGGCCCGGTTTATAGAATGGTGCAAGGAAAAATTCCCCGCGCACAAATGGGAAAGGAGCAATCCCATACTTCAAAAGATAAGAGGGGTGAAGGAACCCCAGGAAATAACATTGTTGCAGCGGGCCTGTACGATTACCGAAAAAGGCTTTAAACGTGTGCTCGGTTTTGTAAAACCTGGTGTTTGGGAATACGAGATCGAAGCGGAGTACATGCACGAATTTTTGCGAAACAGGTCGAGAGGATTCTCCTATACTCCGATCGTCGGTTCCGGCTTTAACGCCTGTGTGCTTCATTATATCGAAAACAACCAGCAGTGCAAAGACGGGGATATGCTGCTGATGGACGCAGGGGCCGAGTATGCCAATTACTCCAGCGATATGACCCGTACCATACCGGTAAACGGCCGCTTTACCCCGAGGCAGAAAGAGGTGTATAATGCCGTTCTCCGGGTGAAGAACGAAGCCACCAAAATGCTTGTTCCGGGTACCCTGTGGGCTGAATATCACAAGGAGGTGGGGAAGATCATGACTTCGGAATTGCTGGGCCTCGGTCTGTTGGACAAGGCCGATGTGCAAAATGAAGACCCGGACTGGCCGGCTTATAAAAAATATTTTATGCACGGCACCTCACACCACATAGGCCTGGATACGCACGATTACGGTGCACTGAAAACCCCCATGCAGGCCGATATGGTATTTACGGTAGAGCCGGGTATCTATATCCCCGGAGAAAAAATGGGGATACGCCTGGAAGATGACTTGGTTATACAAGAGCAGGGAGCACCGGTAAACCTGATGAAAAATATCCCGATCGAAGTAGAAGAGATCGAGGAGTATATGAACAAATAA